A region from the Candidatus Limnocylindrales bacterium genome encodes:
- a CDS encoding nucleotidyltransferase family protein: MMPPRVLVLAGRREGEDALAMSAGVAHRALLPIAGVPMLVRVIRTLRESGVALPIAVTAGDDSVLRGDAELAAWTTSGDIVFHRAGISPATTVAEYFETCGNGTPLFVTTADHPLLTPQIVRHFLAEATASRADFVVGLVAGSVFCARFPDQPRTFIVLRDEKFSGANLFLLRTPRALEVPRFWTRAEAFRKRPWRLASVFGVSNLALFVAGRLDLAGAMDRASHVIGADIGTVVLPFAEAALDVDKEADRIIAESLLRGRT, encoded by the coding sequence ATGATGCCGCCGCGCGTGCTGGTCCTTGCCGGACGCAGGGAAGGAGAGGATGCGCTCGCCATGTCGGCCGGCGTTGCCCATCGCGCGCTGCTTCCGATCGCGGGAGTGCCGATGCTGGTACGGGTGATCCGCACGCTGCGCGAAAGTGGCGTCGCGCTCCCGATCGCCGTCACCGCCGGCGACGACTCCGTCCTGCGCGGGGATGCGGAGCTGGCGGCGTGGACGACCAGCGGCGACATCGTCTTCCACCGAGCGGGCATCTCGCCTGCCACCACCGTGGCGGAGTACTTCGAGACGTGCGGCAACGGCACCCCGCTGTTCGTCACCACGGCCGATCATCCGCTGCTGACGCCGCAGATCGTGCGGCACTTCCTCGCCGAGGCGACGGCCAGTCGCGCCGACTTCGTCGTCGGGCTGGTGGCCGGGAGCGTCTTTTGCGCGCGTTTCCCCGATCAGCCGCGCACGTTCATCGTGCTGCGCGACGAGAAGTTCTCGGGCGCCAACCTGTTCCTGCTGCGCACGCCGCGCGCGCTCGAGGTGCCGCGCTTCTGGACGCGCGCCGAGGCTTTCCGCAAGCGGCCGTGGCGGCTGGCGAGCGTGTTCGGCGTATCCAACCTCGCGTTGTTCGTTGCCGGGCGCCTCGATCTGGCCGGCGCGATGGATCGAGCGTCGCACGTCATCGGCGCCGACATAGGCACGGTCGTTCTCCCTTTCGCCGAAGCGGCGCTCGATGTGGACAAGGAAGCCGATCGAATCATCGCCGAGAGCCTGCTGCGGGGACGGACCTGA
- a CDS encoding diacylglycerol kinase family protein, producing the protein MRVGVLSNMRAGGSGARVAQVLSRLSKYPEVVRAESDSAEGAAAAIRSLAEADIDVLVVNGGDGTLQRALTELLGTASPFKRLPVVAPLRTGRTSMSALDIGSPGDPVKAIDRVVSLARSGNVDRHLVDRAVLRMMLDPDGIDHYGTFFGGGVIYRAIHLTHEVFPKGRAQGVFGSSIITITLLGRVLTGKEHDVLEPDQVEVHADGLHLAQTRYQLLLATTLNRLFMRLRPFWGTGPGGIRFTGIAPGGFHNPRAVARLVRGRCPVRGNDPRYVSANLESVVMKLDSGATLDGEMFDPLPGRKVTLMADHRIRFLGTR; encoded by the coding sequence ATGCGCGTCGGAGTTCTCAGCAACATGCGAGCGGGCGGCAGCGGCGCGCGCGTCGCGCAGGTGCTTTCGCGACTGTCGAAGTATCCCGAGGTCGTGCGTGCCGAGAGCGACAGCGCCGAGGGTGCCGCCGCGGCGATCCGCTCGCTTGCCGAGGCCGACATCGACGTGCTCGTCGTCAACGGCGGCGACGGCACTCTGCAGCGCGCGCTGACCGAGCTGCTCGGGACGGCCAGCCCGTTCAAGAGGCTTCCGGTGGTCGCGCCGCTTCGCACCGGACGCACGAGCATGAGCGCGCTCGACATCGGCAGCCCGGGCGATCCCGTCAAGGCCATCGACCGCGTGGTGTCGCTTGCCAGATCCGGGAACGTCGATCGGCATCTGGTCGACCGCGCGGTGCTGCGCATGATGCTCGATCCGGACGGCATCGATCACTACGGCACGTTCTTCGGCGGCGGCGTCATCTACCGCGCCATCCACCTGACGCACGAGGTGTTTCCGAAGGGACGCGCGCAGGGCGTGTTCGGCAGCAGCATCATCACGATCACGCTGCTCGGGCGCGTGCTGACGGGGAAGGAGCACGACGTGCTCGAGCCCGACCAGGTCGAGGTGCATGCCGACGGGCTGCACCTCGCGCAGACGCGGTATCAGCTTCTGCTGGCCACCACGCTCAACCGTCTGTTCATGAGGCTCCGTCCGTTCTGGGGCACCGGCCCCGGCGGCATCCGCTTCACCGGCATCGCACCGGGCGGTTTCCACAACCCGCGCGCGGTCGCGCGCCTGGTGCGCGGGCGCTGCCCGGTGCGCGGCAACGATCCGCGCTACGTCAGCGCGAACCTCGAAAGCGTGGTCATGAAGCTCGACTCGGGCGCCACTCTCGACGGCGAGATGTTCGATCCGCTGCCTGGGCGCAAGGTGACGCTGATGGCCGATCATCGCATTCGCTTCCTCGGCACCCGCTGA
- a CDS encoding fatty acid desaturase: protein MTTAAVGMGSEQRVEASAEHSPAALRRRYATRFKPIPFIYWTDMLASAALGWSAFLLAHWASRFSVQWFILEAIATCALYRAVLFIHELTHLRRRAVPGFNVVWDLVLGVPLMVPSLMYVGSHGEHHRRMVFGTEADPEYAPIASWSKARILLSSLPILTVPGLLVIRFAILGPLSYVIRPLRPLVVGYMSTLVINPAYKRKMPEGKNAYRWYLEEAGTALVAWGIAFAMVMDWMATSWLWEWYFVSSLILMLNHVRTLVAHRYHNDGQPMDLMGQYLDSVNLDSDSWFTILLAPVGLRYHALHHLLPTVPYHALGRIHREMLSELPKSTPYRQSEHRSLIAAMRRLLAKRGTEAAQVPS from the coding sequence ATGACGACAGCCGCTGTAGGGATGGGGTCCGAGCAGCGCGTGGAGGCGTCGGCCGAGCATAGTCCAGCCGCACTGCGTCGTCGCTACGCGACCCGTTTCAAGCCCATCCCTTTCATCTATTGGACCGACATGCTCGCTTCGGCCGCTCTTGGCTGGAGCGCATTCCTGCTCGCCCATTGGGCCAGCCGTTTCTCGGTCCAGTGGTTCATCCTCGAAGCCATCGCGACCTGCGCCCTGTACCGGGCCGTCCTCTTCATCCACGAGCTGACCCACCTCCGCCGCAGGGCGGTTCCCGGCTTCAACGTGGTGTGGGACCTGGTTCTCGGGGTTCCGCTGATGGTGCCGAGTCTGATGTACGTCGGCTCGCACGGCGAGCACCACCGCCGCATGGTGTTCGGCACCGAGGCGGATCCGGAGTACGCGCCGATCGCCTCGTGGAGCAAGGCCCGCATCCTGCTCTCGTCGCTGCCCATCCTGACCGTGCCCGGCCTGCTGGTGATCCGCTTCGCGATCCTGGGTCCGCTCTCCTACGTCATCCGGCCGCTCCGGCCTCTGGTGGTCGGCTACATGTCGACGCTGGTCATCAACCCCGCCTACAAGCGAAAGATGCCCGAAGGCAAGAATGCCTACCGCTGGTATCTGGAGGAGGCGGGGACCGCACTGGTCGCCTGGGGCATCGCCTTCGCGATGGTCATGGACTGGATGGCGACCAGCTGGCTGTGGGAGTGGTACTTCGTCTCCAGCCTGATCCTGATGCTCAACCACGTCCGGACCCTGGTCGCCCACCGCTACCACAATGACGGCCAGCCCATGGACCTGATGGGCCAGTACCTGGACTCGGTGAACCTGGACAGCGACTCCTGGTTCACGATCCTGCTGGCGCCGGTGGGGCTGCGCTATCATGCGCTGCACCACCTGCTGCCCACGGTCCCCTACCACGCGCTCGGCCGCATCCACCGCGAGATGCTGAGCGAGCTGCCCAAGTCCACGCCCTACCGCCAGTCCGAGCACCGCAGCCTGATCGCGGCGATGCGGCGGCTGCTGGCCAAGCGCGGGACCGAGGCCGCGCAAGTGCCCTCTTAG
- a CDS encoding amino acid permease, which translates to MSQQETLITYTRVDDAYFAARGLRRHAGVGLLWALGVGAVISGQFSGWNLGFAFGGWGGMFIATIVITIMYLGLTYSLAEMSPAMPHTGGAYSFARTAMGPWGGFLTGLAENVEYVLTPAVVVFFIGTYMGAILETPESVQPVYWVAGYALFVWLNFVGVEMSFRVTLIVTLAALACLAFFYAAALTHIDFSRWAMNIAPDGSELPEGNGPFLPMGVLGVLRCLPFAVWLYLAIEQLPLAAEESVDPRRDMPKGILLGMFTLAVSAFLVLVLNPAIIGVGAHKLGTSGEPVLDGFKAIFGDDVAKLLALVAVLGLVASFHSIIYAYGRQIYSLSRAGYFPTVLSLTHGSRKTPHVALVAGSLVGLAVMLVVWFTLGEEARGAFIGGTLLNMAVFGAMFSYVMQGMSFIRLRQRFPHMERPYRSPFGVPGAVLTVAIAGLTIVFQLQDPVFRGGVVGVAIWFAVCIAYFAMVGRHKLILSPEEEFAIEHRDRGGGPARS; encoded by the coding sequence ATGTCGCAACAGGAAACATTGATCACCTACACCCGAGTCGACGATGCCTATTTCGCGGCCCGCGGCCTGCGCCGGCATGCCGGCGTCGGGCTGCTGTGGGCGCTCGGCGTCGGTGCCGTCATCTCCGGTCAGTTCTCGGGCTGGAACCTCGGATTCGCCTTTGGCGGCTGGGGCGGGATGTTCATCGCCACGATCGTCATCACGATCATGTATCTGGGGCTGACCTACTCGCTGGCCGAGATGAGCCCGGCCATGCCGCACACCGGCGGCGCGTACTCGTTCGCACGAACGGCGATGGGGCCGTGGGGCGGTTTTCTCACCGGCCTGGCCGAGAACGTCGAGTACGTGCTGACACCGGCGGTCGTGGTCTTCTTCATCGGCACGTACATGGGCGCGATCCTGGAAACGCCCGAGTCGGTGCAGCCGGTGTATTGGGTAGCCGGGTACGCGCTCTTCGTGTGGCTGAACTTCGTCGGGGTGGAGATGTCGTTCCGGGTCACGCTGATCGTAACGCTGGCGGCGCTGGCGTGCCTGGCGTTCTTTTATGCGGCGGCGCTGACGCACATCGACTTCTCCCGTTGGGCGATGAACATCGCACCCGACGGCAGCGAGCTGCCCGAGGGCAACGGTCCCTTCCTCCCCATGGGCGTTCTCGGCGTGCTGCGCTGCCTGCCCTTCGCGGTGTGGCTGTATCTGGCCATCGAGCAGCTTCCGCTGGCCGCGGAGGAGTCGGTCGACCCGCGGCGCGACATGCCAAAGGGCATCCTGCTCGGGATGTTCACGCTGGCGGTTTCGGCGTTCCTGGTGCTGGTCCTGAACCCGGCCATCATCGGCGTGGGCGCGCACAAACTCGGCACCTCCGGCGAGCCGGTGCTCGACGGCTTCAAGGCCATCTTCGGCGACGACGTCGCCAAGCTGCTGGCACTGGTGGCGGTGCTGGGCCTGGTCGCCAGCTTCCATTCGATCATCTACGCCTACGGGCGGCAGATCTATTCGCTGAGCAGGGCCGGCTACTTTCCGACCGTGCTGTCGCTGACGCACGGCAGTCGCAAGACGCCGCACGTGGCGCTGGTGGCCGGCTCGCTCGTGGGGCTGGCGGTGATGCTGGTCGTGTGGTTCACGCTGGGCGAAGAAGCGCGCGGCGCGTTCATCGGCGGAACGCTGCTGAACATGGCGGTTTTCGGCGCGATGTTCTCCTACGTCATGCAGGGCATGTCGTTCATCCGGCTGCGGCAGCGCTTCCCGCACATGGAGCGGCCCTACCGCTCGCCGTTCGGCGTTCCAGGCGCGGTCCTTACGGTTGCCATCGCCGGCCTCACCATCGTCTTTCAGCTGCAGGATCCGGTGTTCCGCGGCGGCGTGGTCGGCGTTGCGATCTGGTTTGCCGTCTGCATCGCCTACTTCGCGATGGTGGGACGGCACAAGCTCATCCTGTCGCCGGAGGAGGAGTTCGCCATCGAGCATCGCGACAGGGGCGGCGGCCCCGCGCGCTCCTAG
- the lptF gene encoding LPS export ABC transporter permease LptF yields MGPTFQRYLLREVRGAFAAGMALAVAILFVLRMVEFVDLAFARGVPARLVLSLAGYIVPSYLEVALPMAALLSVVVVFARLSADGELIALRASGISLRQLSRPLFVFGVTTAVLSLALGVWMRPWANRGIERATYKMARTRLTAALRPGVFNSWFGGVILYVDQLDGKTGHMQRVVLSEERDQYGRKTIFAGEGTIRSNEDARTAYLQLVGGSLITYHASGKYHDKTDFDSLELNLDMAEDTGVDLAKQGGPPAMKLGDLLARRRDLLARGEPALEESVELHRKLVLPVAALLLPLVGVPLGASGRRGVKSRGLVTSVAVVLLYYLLLTAAMTLARGGQLPVGLAMWMPNVVLGLLGWWMFQRASLERPLLGLRR; encoded by the coding sequence TTGGGACCGACGTTTCAGCGCTACCTGCTGCGGGAGGTACGCGGCGCCTTCGCCGCGGGCATGGCGCTGGCCGTGGCCATCCTGTTCGTGCTGCGAATGGTCGAGTTCGTCGACCTGGCGTTCGCACGCGGCGTGCCGGCGCGGCTCGTGCTGTCGCTGGCCGGCTACATCGTCCCCTCCTACCTGGAAGTCGCGCTTCCGATGGCGGCGCTCCTGAGCGTCGTCGTCGTCTTCGCGCGCTTGTCCGCCGACGGAGAGCTGATCGCGCTGCGGGCCAGCGGCATCAGCCTGCGCCAGCTCAGCCGGCCGCTGTTCGTCTTCGGCGTCACCACCGCCGTGCTCAGCCTGGCCCTTGGCGTGTGGATGCGACCGTGGGCCAATCGCGGCATCGAGCGCGCCACGTACAAGATGGCGCGGACGCGCCTTACGGCGGCACTTCGGCCGGGCGTCTTCAACTCCTGGTTCGGTGGAGTCATCCTCTACGTCGACCAGCTCGATGGAAAGACCGGACACATGCAGCGCGTGGTGCTGTCGGAGGAGCGGGACCAGTACGGCCGCAAGACGATCTTTGCCGGCGAGGGTACCATCCGGTCCAATGAGGATGCGCGGACGGCGTACCTTCAGCTCGTGGGCGGGAGCCTCATCACCTACCACGCCTCGGGCAAGTACCACGACAAGACCGATTTCGATTCGCTCGAGCTCAATCTGGACATGGCCGAGGACACCGGCGTCGATCTTGCCAAGCAGGGCGGGCCGCCGGCGATGAAGCTCGGTGACCTTCTGGCCAGGCGGCGCGATCTTCTGGCGCGCGGAGAGCCCGCGCTCGAGGAGTCGGTCGAGCTTCATCGCAAGCTCGTGCTGCCGGTGGCGGCGCTGCTGCTGCCGCTCGTCGGCGTGCCGCTCGGTGCCAGCGGGAGGCGCGGCGTCAAGTCGCGCGGGCTGGTCACCAGCGTGGCGGTGGTGCTGCTGTACTACCTGCTGCTCACCGCGGCGATGACCCTGGCGCGCGGAGGGCAGTTGCCGGTGGGGCTGGCGATGTGGATGCCCAACGTCGTGCTGGGGCTGCTCGGGTGGTGGATGTTCCAGCGCGCGTCCCTCGAGCGTCCGCTGCTCGGGCTTCGGAGGTGA
- a CDS encoding DUF4833 domain-containing protein: MQRRPCLAALAAAALLLIGPIAHGGGRPESVFHIDRNKNRNQVHYGITVDDKCRPVGEEPLYNYWLRIDSGPPTTKPLKFFQQMAYGFQSQTVASDGRVEARMRAFPERLLTVRAAAAGKGKGCKAEAFLTIDGKDAYLDKVFVFAEEGILLPSVRYVELYGRSNDGHAVYEKITVEE; this comes from the coding sequence ATGCAGCGCCGACCATGCCTTGCCGCCCTGGCTGCGGCTGCCCTGCTGCTGATCGGCCCCATCGCCCACGGCGGCGGGCGCCCCGAGTCCGTCTTCCACATCGACCGCAACAAGAACCGCAATCAGGTGCACTACGGCATCACTGTCGACGACAAATGCCGGCCGGTCGGCGAGGAGCCGCTCTACAACTACTGGTTGCGCATCGACAGCGGGCCACCCACGACCAAGCCGCTGAAGTTCTTCCAGCAGATGGCGTACGGGTTCCAGAGCCAGACCGTCGCCAGCGACGGACGCGTCGAAGCGCGCATGCGCGCGTTCCCGGAGCGGCTGCTGACGGTCAGGGCTGCTGCGGCCGGCAAGGGCAAGGGATGCAAGGCCGAGGCGTTCCTGACCATCGACGGCAAAGATGCCTATCTGGATAAGGTGTTCGTGTTCGCCGAAGAGGGGATTCTTCTTCCGAGCGTGCGCTACGTCGAGCTCTACGGCCGCAGCAACGACGGCCATGCCGTCTACGAGAAGATCACCGTCGAGGAATGA
- a CDS encoding PAS domain S-box protein, whose protein sequence is MEPIDHVIEENRRLRRTMSDLVALSTLPAVWFGQPLEQIAHSLADILVHTLSLDLLYLRLSGLGAEPTIEVARGAGGEAPSDVDAVRRAVAPVLQDAGDSPSTIVDPFGAGSLHVAVTRFAIRDDLGVLVTASRNASFPSERDRLLLGVGANQTAIIVQRRRAENYMRRSEERLRAVVETTPACIKVVAPDGTLVDMNTAGLSMVDAERPEDVIGRCVYDLMTEESRERFRDFNERICRGEKGSLRFEIRGLKGSRRHMETHAAPLQGHGGLLQLAVTLDVTERRRAEHDSKLRARVLESMAEGVSVTDESGIIVYTNPAEDRMFGYEHGEFIGKHVSVQNAYPPEENQRVIGEVIARLSTAGEWSGEFSNRRKDGSEFITHARITALEMGERRYFVCVQEDITERKRVERELQDARARLDAALAAGAIVTWTWDIGSNRLFADANLARLFNLAARDANGAALDRYIEAIHPDDVARVTAALSRSVTEGDDYEADYRIVQQDGSIRWVAARGRAERDASGRAVRMPGVLVDITDRKMLETELRLRVAQLAEADRRKDELLSSLRESEEKLRLLADTIPQLAWMAHPDGHVFWFNRQWYEYTGTSPEQMEGWGWQSVHDPHVLPEVLEQWNDSIATGKPFEMVFPLRNSAGTFRPFLTRVNPLRDDSGRILYWFGTNTDISEIKRMEDALREADRRKDEFLATLAHELRNPLAPIRNSLQIMKMPGLDEQTFRQSRDMMERQVHHLVRLVDDLLDVSRVMRGKIDLRREPVELGAIIARAVETVEASIRQKGLELEIQVQPEPIFVDADPVRMTQVVGNLLGNAAKYTEPGGHVRVIAERVGANAILRVRDDGIGIAPEMLPRIFDLFVQADHAMAWSQGGLGIGLTLVRNLVEMHGGTVEADSAGVGRGTEFVVRLPALDHARIARDSSLGNGAGDADKPVANGHRLLVVDDNKDAATSLAMLLRMQGHAVRVVHDGAAALDVVERFRPALVFLDIGMPGMDGYEVARRIRQQPGTAETVLAALTGWGQQEDRRLTAEAGFDYHLVKPPEPTEIASLLARLPSKVGVPNAST, encoded by the coding sequence ATGGAACCCATCGACCATGTGATCGAGGAGAATCGGCGCTTGCGGCGCACGATGAGCGACCTGGTCGCGCTCTCCACGCTGCCGGCGGTGTGGTTCGGCCAGCCGCTGGAGCAGATCGCGCATAGCCTCGCCGACATTCTCGTGCACACGCTTTCCCTGGACCTTCTCTACCTGCGGCTCTCCGGTCTGGGCGCCGAGCCCACGATCGAGGTCGCCCGCGGCGCCGGCGGCGAAGCTCCGTCGGACGTGGACGCGGTCCGTAGAGCGGTCGCGCCGGTGCTGCAGGACGCGGGCGATTCGCCGTCCACCATCGTCGACCCGTTCGGCGCCGGCAGCCTCCACGTCGCCGTCACCCGGTTCGCGATCCGCGACGACTTGGGCGTGCTGGTGACGGCGTCGCGCAATGCTTCGTTTCCCTCCGAGCGCGACAGGCTGCTGCTGGGCGTCGGTGCGAACCAGACGGCGATCATCGTGCAGCGCCGGCGGGCGGAGAACTACATGCGACGCAGCGAGGAGCGCTTGCGCGCAGTCGTGGAGACGACGCCGGCCTGCATCAAGGTCGTAGCGCCCGATGGCACCCTCGTGGACATGAACACCGCCGGCCTGTCGATGGTCGATGCGGAGCGGCCGGAGGACGTCATCGGCCGATGCGTGTACGACCTGATGACCGAGGAGAGCCGCGAACGATTTCGTGATTTCAACGAGCGGATCTGTCGCGGTGAGAAGGGCTCCCTCCGTTTCGAGATCCGGGGGCTCAAGGGCAGCCGGCGCCACATGGAGACCCATGCCGCTCCGCTGCAAGGCCACGGCGGCCTGCTCCAACTCGCCGTCACGCTCGATGTCACCGAGCGCCGCCGCGCCGAGCACGATTCCAAGCTCAGGGCCCGCGTCCTCGAGAGCATGGCCGAGGGCGTCAGCGTCACCGACGAATCCGGCATCATCGTCTACACGAACCCGGCCGAGGACAGGATGTTCGGTTACGAGCACGGCGAGTTCATCGGCAAGCACGTCAGCGTCCAGAACGCGTATCCGCCGGAAGAGAACCAGCGTGTCATCGGCGAGGTGATCGCCCGCCTCAGCACGGCCGGGGAATGGTCCGGCGAGTTCAGCAACCGCCGGAAGGACGGGAGCGAGTTCATCACGCATGCGCGCATCACCGCCCTCGAGATGGGTGAGAGGCGCTACTTCGTCTGCGTCCAGGAGGACATAACCGAGCGCAAGCGCGTTGAAAGAGAACTGCAGGACGCCCGCGCGCGGCTGGACGCGGCGCTGGCAGCGGGAGCCATCGTCACCTGGACCTGGGATATCGGCAGCAACCGCCTGTTCGCCGACGCCAATCTCGCCCGACTGTTCAATCTGGCGGCGAGGGACGCCAACGGCGCCGCGCTCGACCGTTACATCGAAGCGATCCATCCCGATGATGTCGCACGCGTCACCGCGGCGTTGTCCCGCTCGGTGACGGAAGGAGACGATTACGAAGCCGACTACCGGATCGTGCAGCAGGATGGCTCGATCCGCTGGGTGGCCGCGCGCGGGCGTGCCGAACGCGACGCCTCCGGCCGGGCGGTGCGCATGCCCGGTGTGCTCGTCGACATAACCGACCGAAAGATGCTGGAAACGGAGCTGCGGCTACGCGTGGCGCAGCTCGCCGAGGCTGACCGCCGCAAGGACGAGCTTCTCAGCTCGCTGCGCGAGAGCGAGGAAAAGCTGCGCCTCCTCGCGGACACGATTCCGCAGCTTGCCTGGATGGCCCACCCCGACGGCCATGTCTTCTGGTTCAATCGCCAATGGTACGAGTACACGGGCACTTCACCGGAGCAGATGGAAGGTTGGGGATGGCAGTCGGTGCATGATCCTCATGTCCTGCCGGAAGTGCTCGAGCAGTGGAACGATTCGATCGCGACCGGAAAGCCTTTCGAGATGGTTTTCCCGCTGCGCAACTCCGCGGGAACATTCCGGCCCTTCCTGACCCGCGTCAACCCCCTGCGCGATGACAGTGGCCGGATCCTGTATTGGTTCGGGACCAACACCGACATCAGCGAGATCAAGCGGATGGAGGATGCGCTCCGGGAGGCAGACCGGCGCAAGGACGAGTTCCTAGCTACGCTCGCGCACGAGCTGCGCAACCCGCTCGCACCCATTCGCAACTCTCTGCAGATCATGAAGATGCCGGGCCTGGACGAGCAGACGTTCCGGCAGAGCCGCGACATGATGGAGCGGCAGGTGCATCATCTCGTACGGCTCGTCGACGACCTGTTGGACGTCTCGCGGGTGATGCGCGGCAAGATCGACCTTCGCCGCGAGCCCGTAGAGCTGGGCGCGATCATTGCCCGCGCTGTGGAGACGGTCGAGGCTTCCATCAGGCAGAAGGGGCTCGAGCTCGAGATCCAGGTGCAGCCCGAGCCGATCTTCGTCGACGCCGACCCCGTACGCATGACCCAGGTCGTCGGCAATCTGCTTGGGAACGCGGCCAAGTACACGGAGCCTGGCGGCCACGTCCGCGTCATCGCCGAACGCGTTGGCGCAAACGCGATCCTGCGCGTGCGCGATGACGGCATCGGGATCGCTCCCGAAATGCTGCCGCGCATCTTCGATCTCTTCGTCCAGGCGGATCACGCGATGGCCTGGTCGCAGGGCGGGCTCGGCATCGGTCTGACGCTGGTGCGCAACCTTGTGGAGATGCATGGCGGAACCGTGGAAGCGGACAGTGCCGGTGTAGGACGGGGCACCGAGTTCGTCGTCCGCCTGCCGGCCCTCGACCACGCTCGCATCGCGAGGGATTCGAGCCTCGGCAACGGCGCGGGAGACGCCGACAAGCCCGTCGCGAACGGCCACCGCCTGCTGGTCGTAGACGACAACAAGGATGCGGCGACCAGCCTGGCGATGCTCTTGCGAATGCAGGGACACGCAGTCCGCGTCGTGCATGACGGTGCTGCCGCGCTGGACGTCGTCGAGCGCTTCCGTCCCGCCCTGGTCTTCCTCGACATCGGGATGCCCGGCATGGATGGGTACGAGGTGGCGCGCCGGATCCGGCAGCAGCCGGGGACGGCCGAGACGGTCCTTGCTGCATTGACGGGGTGGGGCCAGCAGGAGGACCGGCGCCTGACGGCGGAGGCCGGTTTCGACTACCACCTCGTCAAGCCTCCCGAGCCGACGGAGATTGCCAGTCTGCTCGCACGGCTGCCGTCGAAGGTCGGCGTACCGAACGCCTCCACGTGA
- a CDS encoding MEDS domain-containing protein produces the protein MSIAMEPVRLAQSVLGRSCHVCAFFHSKEEEYEVLMPFIKEGFDLGDRAFHVVDPNHRQEHLRRLEQAGIDVAAAEAEGQLEVRPWQEAYLAEDCFDQFRMIETIKEALDPAKKRPGRVTRLVANMEWALEDLPGVDEIVEYETRLNEVLPHYHDPVVCTYDLMRFDARIVIDILRTHPMVIIGGILQENPFYVPPREMLRELHERAGRNQL, from the coding sequence ATGAGCATTGCGATGGAGCCGGTGCGCCTGGCGCAGTCGGTTCTCGGCCGGTCCTGCCACGTCTGCGCGTTCTTTCACTCCAAGGAGGAGGAGTACGAGGTGCTGATGCCCTTCATCAAGGAAGGGTTCGACCTCGGCGACCGTGCGTTTCACGTCGTCGACCCGAATCACCGCCAGGAGCACCTGCGCCGGCTCGAGCAGGCGGGTATCGACGTCGCCGCCGCGGAGGCGGAGGGACAGCTCGAGGTAAGGCCATGGCAGGAAGCCTATCTCGCGGAGGACTGCTTCGATCAGTTCCGGATGATCGAAACGATCAAGGAGGCGCTCGATCCGGCCAAGAAGCGCCCGGGTCGCGTGACTCGCCTGGTAGCCAACATGGAATGGGCGCTCGAGGATCTGCCCGGCGTCGACGAAATCGTGGAATACGAGACGCGGCTCAACGAAGTTCTGCCCCACTACCATGACCCGGTCGTCTGCACGTACGACCTGATGCGCTTCGATGCACGCATCGTGATCGACATCCTCCGCACGCATCCGATGGTCATCATCGGCGGCATCCTTCAGGAGAATCCCTTCTACGTACCTCCTCGGGAGATGCTGCGAGAGCTGCACGAGCGAGCGGGGCGAAACCAGCTCTGA
- a CDS encoding glutathione S-transferase family protein, giving the protein MIDLYTSQTPNGWKASIMLEEVGLPYEVHAISLQSGDQKQPEYLKINPNGRIPTIVDREEGDFAVFESGAILIYLAEKTGKLLPTDRKGRSTVIQWLMFQMSGVGPMQGQANVFFRYFPEKLPSVISRYHNETKRLYQVLETRLEGREYLCDEYSIADIATWPWVRIHAWSGIEIDDMPNLQKWIDRVAERPAVQRGVEIPRPIETASSEDVVKAAQSILQR; this is encoded by the coding sequence ATGATCGACCTGTACACCTCGCAAACGCCCAACGGCTGGAAAGCTTCCATCATGCTCGAGGAAGTCGGGCTTCCCTACGAAGTGCACGCCATCAGCCTTCAAAGCGGCGACCAGAAGCAGCCCGAGTACCTGAAGATCAATCCCAACGGCCGCATCCCGACCATCGTCGATCGCGAGGAAGGCGATTTCGCCGTGTTCGAGTCGGGCGCGATCCTGATCTACCTCGCCGAGAAGACGGGGAAGCTGCTGCCCACCGACCGCAAGGGCCGCTCCACCGTCATCCAGTGGCTGATGTTCCAGATGTCGGGCGTCGGCCCGATGCAGGGGCAGGCCAACGTCTTCTTCCGCTACTTCCCCGAAAAGCTCCCCTCGGTGATCTCCCGCTACCACAACGAGACCAAGCGCCTCTACCAGGTCCTGGAAACGCGCCTCGAGGGCCGCGAGTACCTGTGCGACGAGTACTCGATCGCCGACATCGCGACCTGGCCGTGGGTCCGCATCCACGCGTGGTCGGGCATCGAGATCGACGACATGCCCAACCTCCAGAAGTGGATCGACCGCGTCGCCGAGCGCCCGGCCGTGCAGCGCGGCGTCGAGATTCCGCGACCCATCGAGACCGCCTCGAGCGAGGACGTCGTCAAGGCGGCGCAGTCGATCCTGCAGCGCTGA